The genomic region GGGCTCATGCCTCGGCCTCCAGGCGGGGCAGGGCGTAGTCGAAATAGTCCTTTCGCAGCACCCAGTCGAGCAGCGCGGGGCTGTGGGACACGGCCGCGTTGTGGAACAGGTAGCCCTCGGCGTAGCCCTGGTGGATGTGGGCCAGCTCCGGCTCCTCGCGGCCCGGGCCGTGGTGGGCGGCGAGACTTCGGCTGAGGAGCTCCCCGGCGGCGGGCGGCGTGGGAACCGCGCCCAGGCGGCGGATGGCCGTGTAGGAGTCGCACACGCCCTGGTAGAAGAAGCGGGCGCGGAAGGCGTCCAGGGTCAGCCGCGGGGCCGGGATGCAGTGTTGCACCAGGGCCTTGGGCTCGTAGACGCAGAGGTGGCCCTGCTCGGCGATCTTCAGTGACAGGCCGGTCTCGCCGTCGCCCTGGAAATGCTGGAGCCGGGTCGGGATGCAGTCGGGGTGGAAGCCGCCCAGGTCGAAAAGGGTCCGGCGGCGCACGGCGTAGTTCAGGCCCCAGACGAAGTGCGGCTCCACCAGACGGCGTTCTTCGCCCATGTGGATCAGGCTCAGGGCCGGGCAGCTGGAGCCCCAGGGGTCCTCGCGCTGGAAATGGGCGAACCAGGGCGGCGGCTCCACGGCGAAGCGGCCCACGCTGGGGCCTCCGGCCAGGTGCACGCGCGGATCGTCGAAGGCCCCGGCCAGGGCCGAGAGCCAGCCCGGTTCGGCCAGGATGTCGTCGTCCACGAAGACGAGCAGGTCGCCCTTGGCCTCCAGGGCCCCCCGGTGCCGCCCGGAGAGCAGGCCGGGCTCGGGCTCGAGCAGGGAGCGGAAATTGGCGATGCCGGATTCGCGCATGGCCTGTTCCGAGAGGGCGGCGGTGGCGTCGGTGGAGCCGTTGTCCACCACCAGGACCTCGAAGGACTCGGCCGGGAAGTCCTGGCGGGCCAGGGACTCCAGGCATCCGGCCAGGAGCGCGGCCCGGTTCAGGGTCGGCACGATGACGCTGACGGCGATCATGCGGGTTCCTCGGCGAAGGAGGCCACCACCTCGGGCAGTTCCGCCAGCGGGTCGTCCGGCGGCTCGATGCCGAGCAGGTCGCGCATGCGCCGCGTGTCGGCCACGAAGCGGACCACCTCGGGCCCGCGCGGCGGCAAAATGCTCGTCTCCACCCGGCGGTCCGGCAGGCAGGCGGCCACGCGCCCGGCCAGCTCGCGCAGGCTGGTTCCCCGGCCCGAGCCGATGTTCACCGGCCCGTCCAGATCGAGTTGGGCGGCGCGCAGCAGGGCTTCGCAGGTCAGGCCCACGGGCACGAAGTCGATGACCTGCCCGCCGCCGTAGATGAGCAGGGGCTCGTCGGAGAGGGCCCGGGAGCAGAACAGCGGGATGACCCGGTCCTTGTCGCCCGGGCCGTAGACGTTGGCCATGCGCACCACCGAGACGCCCAGGCCCTGGGCCGCGAAGGCGCGGCAGTAGGCCTCGGCGGCCATCTTGCTGGCTCCGTAGGCGTTCTTCGGGGCCAGGGCCGCGCTTTCCGGGACCGGCAGGTCCTCGGGTTCGCCGTAGACCTCCCGCGAGGAGGCGACAACCACGCGGCGGGCGTTCGCGGCGGCCTTGAGCACGTTGAAGGTGCCCGCCACGTTGCTGGTGAAGGAGTAGTCGATGTCCGTCACCGAGCCGAGCACGTTGGACTGGGCCGCGAGATGAAAGACCGTCTCCGCCCCGTCCAGCAGGGCGCGCACGGCCTCGGGGTCGCGGATGTCGCCCCGGCTGAAGCGCACGCGCGGATCGCCGGGCAGGCAGGTTTCCGGCGGCCCGCCCCGGAACAGGTTGTCCAGGACGCGGACCTCCGTCACCCCGGGCTCGTCCAGCAAGCGGCGGACCAGATGGCGGCCGATGAAGCCCGTTCCGCCCGTGACCGCGGCGATCACGGCCGCCCCCGCGTGGCGGCCCATTCCCGGGCCCGGCGCACCAGGGCGGCGGACTCGTCGTACAGGCGGCGGTAGGTGCCGGTGTCGTGCAGGTCGCGGGCCCGCTGGTCGTGGCTGCGCACGGAGTAGAGGGTCTTGGGCAGGTGCAGGAAGCGCGCGCCGTTCATGGCGAAGCGCAGGTAGCATTCGTGGTCGTTGGCGATGTAGCCCTCGTCGTAGAAGCCGAGGCGCTCGTGAAGCTCGCGGCGGTAGAGCTTGGACACGCCGCAGAGGTACCAGTCGCAGAAGCTGGCGTCGAAACCGTAGTCCGGCAGGCGGAATTCGCGCAGGATGCGCCCGGCGTCGTCCACGATGAACATGTCGGAGTAGACGAAGTCCGCCTCGTCCCGGTCCAGGGGCGCGGCCAGGGTCGAGAGCATCTGCGGATGGCAGATGTCGTCGGAGGCCACGTAGGTGCAGTAGTCGCCGGTGCAGAGCCGGAAGCCCAGGTTGTAGGACGCGCCGTGCCCCAGCCGGGTCTCGTTCTCCACGATGACGAGCGAGCGGCCCTCCTGGGGATAGCGGAAGGCGCTGGTGCGGACGACCCCGCCCCCGGCGTCGCAGCCCGTGACGTGGCTGACCACGTCCTCGCGCACCGCGCGGGCGAACCCGCGCAGGACCTCGGAGGTGGCGTCCGGCGAGGGGTCGGCCACCACCACGATCTCCAGGTCCGGGTAGTCCTGGAAGAGGATCGAGTCCAGGCAGGCCCCGAGGTACTCGGCCTGGTTGTATGTGGGGACGACGACGGATATCTTCTTCTGCGTTTTGTCCATGTGCGAGTCCTAACGCGCTTCTGTCGTGATTGCCAGGCGTCGGGGCCCGGGCCGTGTCGGTCCGGCGACGCGCAGCGGGGTGTTTTCAAGAACGATGCCGAAACTCGCCTTTTCCCATCCCGAACCGCCACGGTCGCGGCGTCGGCTGTGGCCCGTGTTCCTGCCCCAGGCGGGCTGCCCCCACCGCTGCCTGTTCTGCGACCAGTCGGCCCAGACCGGCGCGGAGCCCGCCGACCCCGGGGACGTCCTGGAAATCCTCGCCTGTCGGCTGGAAAACGCGGCCGCGCGCGGGGAGGAGCCCTTCGAGGTGGGGTTCTACGGCGGCACGTTCACGGCCCTGCCGGACGGCTGGCCCGGGCGCTTCCTGGACCTGCTCCGGCCCTACCGGGCGGCGGGGCTCGTGCTCGGCGCGCGCTGCTCCACCCGGCCCGACGCCGTGAGCCTGGACGGCCTGCTGGACCTCAAGGCCCGGGGCCTGGACCTGGTGGAGCTGGGGATTCAAAGTTTTGACGATGGGGCCTTGGCCGCCTCGGGCCGGGGCTATTCCGGCGCAACGGCCCTGGAGGGCTGCGGCACCGTGCGCGCCGCCGGGCTGGGCCTGGGCGTGCAGCTCCTTCCCGGGCTGCCGGGCGACCGGCCGGGCCTCTTCCGCCGGGACGTGGCGGTCACGGCCCGGCTGCGGCCGGACTGCGCGCGGCTCTATCCCTGTCTCGTGCTGGAGGGCACCGGCCTGGCCCGGCTCTGGCGGCGCGGGGAATATGCGGCCTGGAGCGCGGGCCGGGCCCGCGCGGAGCTGTCCGTGGCCCTGACGCGGCTGTGGCGCGCCGGGGTGCCGGTGATCCGCCTGGGCGTGGCCCCGGAGGCCGGGCTGTCCGTGAGGATTCTGGCCGGTCCGGCGCATCCGGCCCTGGGCCAGCAGGTCCGCTCCCTGGCCCTCTGGGACCACGTGCGGCGCATGGCGGCCCGCCTGGGCCGCGCCCCGCGCGGCCTGCTCCTGCCCCCGCGCGCGGCGGGCGAGTTCTGGGGCCAGCGGCGCTCCCTGGCGCGGGCCTATGCCCGCCTGGGCCTGCGCGCGGACAACGTGCGGCCCGGGGGGCCGGACTTCGTCCTGGAATAGCCTAGCGCGAGCCCACGAAGAGGACCCGGGTGGGGCACAGCTCGTGGGCCTCCACCGCGCCGAAGCGCTTGCGCATGAGCCGCGCGATGGCCTCGGGGTTGTAGTCCGTGTGGATCGCGGGCGAATAGTTGGAGAGCACGAAGGGCTCGCTCTCATGGGGCCGCACGTACTCCAGGAGCAGGACGCGGCGGCAGAGCGCGTCGGCTTGGTCCAGCACCTGGTCCACGCTGCGGCCGAAGGTGAACACGAGGTGATGCACCAGGGCCAGGTAGGCGACCATGTCGAAGGCCCGGTCCGGCTTGGTGTAGCCGCGCAGGGCGGCCACGTCCTCGATGAAGGCCTGGATCGGCAGGTTCCGGTCGCGGGCGTGCAGGTAGAGCTTGTCCACCAGGCTCTCGGCGGTGTCCAGGCTCACGCAGGACACGCCGCGCAGCGCGGCCAGCAGGCTGAAGCGCCCCTTGTTGCAGCCCAGGTCCAGGAAGCTCTCCGGCCGGTGGCGGCCGATGAGGTCCACCACGAGCTGCTCCTTGCCCCCGCGCGGCTGGTCGTCGCGCAGATCGTCGGCCTGGTAGCGCTCGTTGTTCCAGCCCGCGTCCGAGTAGCCCACCGTCACGGAATCGAGCCAGCGGCGCGCGGCCGCCAGGAATCCCGGAACGTCCATGTCCCTGAAGCGTCGGAGGCCCTCCTCGCGCAGCGCGGCGGCGGATTCGGCCGCTTCGGGGGAGAGCAGGGGCCGGACGTCCTCCCAGGGGAGCAGGTCGTTGACGGTGTCGCGCATGAGCACGTTCTGCCGCGAGGCCACCAGGGCCAGGGGATGCACCCAGGATTGGAAGAATGACTCCAGGAAGGGCACGGAGAGGGTCGTGGCCTCCCTCGGGCCGATGGAGCAGAGGTCCACGAAGCGCGGGCGCGTGCCGTCGAAGAGCACGTTGCCCGTGTGGCAGTCCTGGAGGGAGTAGCCCTCGCTGGTGAGGAAGTCCCAGAAGTCCACGAAGAAGCGGGCCGCGTCCAGGTATTGCGAGAAGCTCCAGTTGGCCCGCGACTGGGGCAGCAGGCTCTTGTGCTCCAGGACCAGGCGCTCCGGGGTGTCCAGGTGCACGGAGGTCTCGATCAGGCCGTTGGCCGTGAGCCGCCCCAGCCGGGCGGTGTCGCGCGCCAGGTCGCGGAAGAATTCGAAATCCTGTTCCAGGATGGTTCGGAAGGTCCGGCCGCCCTCGAAGAATATCCGGCCCCGGTTGTCGCCCGCCTCGCCCTCGGGCCGGTGGTCCGCCACCCTCGGGCGGGAGCCGTCGCCGGAGTGCAGGCGCGCCCAGGCCTCGGGATCGAAGAACTCGTACTTCCAGAGGAAATACAGGTCGCAGCCCTCGGGCGCGAGGCCCGCGATGGTCTTCATCACCGAGAGGTAGTTGGCCGGGCTCACGGCGATGAGCGCGAAGCCGCCCCAGGAGGCCTGGGCCGGATGCTCCACCCGCAGACCCTGGAAGGATTTCTTGGCCGGGGCCACGTCCAGGAACCCGGTGGCCGCGCCCTCGGGCAGGAGGCGCAGGGCCAGGGCCCCCGAGGTGCCCGCGCCGTAGATCACGCCCTTCCGGTTTTCGAGCCCTCCGTTCAGGAAGGCTCCGGCGGCGGCGCGCGCGGCGTCCACGTCCACCACGTCCAGGTTGAAGCCCCGGGCGAAGGTCTCGTTGTAGTCCAGTCCGATGCAGTGGATGCGGTTCTTCATTGGGCCCGGCTCCCCGCCTCGTGGGCGCGTGAATGTTTTCCGGCCGCCGCATGGGGCGGCAGGCGGTCAGCCCCGGTGGGCGGGGCCGCCTCGTGGCGGCAGGCGGTCAGCGCCGGCAGCGCGGCCTGGATGCGTTCGCGGCGGAATCCCCGCTCGACGAGGCTGTCGGCCAGCGCGCCGTCGGGGTCCATGTCCATGATCAGGACCCAGGCCCCGGCCGGGTCGTCCGCGGGCCCCCATTCCTCCAGGTGGAAGCGGTAGGGGGTCTCGCTGATGATCTTCGGCCTGGGGCGCATGACCCGGCCCCAGGGGTCGACCTTGGCCACGTTGCCGTAGACGAAGTCGTTGGCCGTGGCCCGCAGGACCAGCTTTCCGCCCTGGGCCTCCATGCGGTCCAGGAAGGCCGACACGGCCCGGAAATGGGCGTCGAAGGGCGGGATCGAGGCCAGGGCCACCCAGGAGTGGCGGCGGCAGGACGGGCAGAAGAGCTGGTAGCTCCACTTCAGGTAGCCGACCCGTTCGGCCAGCTCCGCGCCGCAGTGGGGGCAGGCGGCCCGGCAGGAGCCCTCCCGGCCGTGTTCGTAGGCGAAGTCCAGCACCCGGGCCTGGTTGTTGTGGAAATGCGCGGTGTGCAGGCGGGCCAGTTCCTCGCGCAGGAACGGGAAGAATTCCTGGTCCGGGATGGCCGACATGTTGAAGTCGGGCGGAAAGGCCAGGTAGATGGCCTTGTTCATGGTCCGGGCGTGGGCCACGGGGTCGGCGACCAGGCCGCGCGCCGCGCAGTCGTCGTAGAGGGCCGTTCCCGGCACCGGCGTGGTCAGGGAGTAGTATTTGGGCAGTTCGTTGGTCTCGATGAGCAGGTCGATGGTCCGGCGCACGTCCTCCTCGGTCTCGTCGAGGTAGCCGAACATGACCGAGACGCCCCGGTTGATGCCCGCCTCCTGGGTGTCCAGGATGGCCTGGCGGTTCTGCCCGGCCGTGACGTGCTTGTTCATGCGCTGGAGCACCCGGTCGCTGCCGCTCTCCACGCCGTACTGGATTTCCTCGCAGCCCGCCCGTCGCATGAGGCGGAGGGTTTCGGCGTCGACCACGTTGGTGCGCAGGCCGCAGCCCCAGCGCAGTCCGATGTCGGATTCCATGTAGGCCCGGCAGAACTCCTGGATGCGGCGGCGGTTGGCCATGAAGGTCTCGTCACGGAAATTGATGAAGTCCAGGGAATGGGCGGCGTGGGTCGCGCGGATTTCCTCGATGACCTGCGGAATGGGGCGGATGCGGTAGCCCCGGATGGTGCTGTTGCAGTAATGGCAGCGGTTCGGGCAGCCCCGGCTGCCCATGAGGAAGATGGTCCGGTTTCCGGCCCGGCGGAAATAATCCTCGATGTCGAAGGCCGTCCAGTCCGGGACGAGGTTCACGGCCTTGAGGTCGATGGGTTTGCGGGGTTCGGTGTACAGGGGCTCCCCCCCGAGCCCGCGATGGAGGATGCCGGGCACCTCGTGGAACGGCCGCCCGTCGGCGTGGGCCAGGAGCAGGTCCTCCAGGGTGGCCTCGCCCTCGCCGACCACGCCCGCGTGGAAGTCCAGTTCCTGATAGAGGATCGCCCCGGAAAAGGCGCTCACGACGGGTCCGCCCAGGACGCGCAGGGCCTTGGGCTGGAGTTTCGCCGCGCGGTCCAGGAAGCGGGCGTAGGTGTCGATGTAGGTGAGCATGCCGCCGGTGCAGATGGCGTCGTATTCCCGTTCCGCGATGAGGGCCTCGAAATTCTTGTCCGTGAGCGAGCAGTGGGGCAGGTGCAGCTCGATGCGGGGGTGGTCGCGGAAATAGCCCGCCAGGTACAGCAGGCCCATGGGCGGCAGCTCACAGGGCTGGTCGTACAGCGGGGACAGGAGCAGCGCGCGGATTTTTCGGGAATGCATGGCCACGCCTCCTTGCGTGTCGCGCCGTGGCGCAACGGCTTCATGACGGTTGGCCGCGTGAAATACAAGAAGCATACCAGCGGCCAACGCCGAGCGTTTCCTCCTGGAGCGATATCCGCTTCTCATGCGCCTTTTCAACCGCGCCGAAAAGGGGTAACGTCGGAAAAACACGGCGCATTGCGTCGGGAGATTCCCGCATGAAGCGATTCTTCAGCCTTGTCGGACTGTTGATTCTTCTCGCCGCCCTGACGGGTTGCACCCAGGAAACCCAGAACAAGCTCAGCCGGGGCATCCAGAACTGGACCGGCGTGGACGGCGTGCTGGAAGTCTACGCGGGCAACGCCGTGGCCAAGCGCTTTCTCAGGATCGAGAAACTCTCCACGGCCGAGGCCACGGGCAAGTCCACGGACGCCAGGGCCTACCGCTACGGCTACGGCGTGCTGGACGCGAACCTGAACGGCCTGCCCGACCCGGACGAGAAGAAGGTCTATTTCGAGGTGAGCGAGTTCGCCACCTATGTCTTCTACGAGAACCCCAACCCCTCCAAGTAGGTCGTGCGCGAACTGATCCGGGCGGCTCGGGCCGCCACCATGAACGGGCCGGTCATCGAGGACGCGGCCGTGATCCACGACGGCGGGACGATCCTCGCCGTGGGGGCCTTTTCCGAGTTGGGCCGGGACTTCGACGGGCCGGTGCGCGACCTGGGGGACGCCACCCTGGCCCCGGCCGTGGTCAACGCCCACACCCATCTGGAACTCTGCCACCTCCACGGGCGCACCCGCGAGGGCCACGGCTTCGAGACCTGGGTGGAGCACCTGCTCTCCCTGCCGCTCTATGAGCCCGACGACGGCCGCATCTCGGCCGAGCTGGAGGCCCTCAAAAGCCTCGGCGTCGGGCTCGTGGCGGACATCTCCACCCGCAACGCAGCCAAAATGGCCGGGATTCTCGAAGATTCCGGCCTTTTTTTCGTCTCCTTCCACGAGGCCATCGGCGACGACCCGCCCCCGGCCCCGGCCGGGCCCCGCGGCCGGGGCCTGGAGTCCCTGGCCGGGCACAGCCTGTACACCACCCAGGCCCACGTCCTGCGCGCGGCCCGGGAGGCCGCCCGGAAGCGGGGTCTGCCCTTCTCCCTGCACTTGGCCGAGCATGAGGAGGAGGACGCCGTGGTCCGGGGCCTGCCGCACTCCTTCGCGGACCGGCTGCGCGCGCGCGGCCGCCTGCGCGGCTTCACCCCGCCGGGGGTGAGCCCGGTGGCCCACGCCGCGAGCCTCGGGCTCCTGGAGCCGGGCACCCTGGCGGTGCACTGCGCCCGCCTGGACAAGGAGGACATCCGTATCCTGGCCGCGTCCGGGAGCACGGTCTGCCTTTGCCCGCGTTCCAACGCCTACATCGGCTCGGGCCGGGCCCCCTGGGAGGATCTGTTCCGCGCGGGGGTGCCGCTCTGCTTCGGCACGGACAGCCTGGCCTCCAACCGCGACCTGAACCCCTGGAACGAGGCCCGCTACCTGCTGGCCCGCTTCCGGGAAGAACTGACGCTGACGGACCTGCTGGCCATGCTTACGCTGAACCCGGCGCGGGTCCTGGGCATGGAGGCCAGCCTGGGCAGCCTGGAGCCGGGCAAGGCCGCCCGCTTCAGCGTGGTGCCGAGTGATATCGAAACCCTGGCCGGGCCCCTGACCCGCCGGGAAAAGGGGGTGTAGCCCATGCAGTGGCGGCACAAGGATCTCCTGGACGTGTCCCAGCTCTCGGCCGACGAGGCCCGGCACGTCCTGGACACGGCCCGCTATTTCCGGGAGATCAACTCCCGGCCGGTGAAGAAGGTGCCGACCCTCAAGGGCCGCAGCGTGGTGCTCTTCTTCGCCGAACCGAGCACGCGCACCAAGACCTCCTTCGACGTGGCCGGAAAGCGGCTCTCGGCGGACACCTTTTCCCTGGCCAAGAGCGGCTCCAGCCTGTCCAAGGGCGAAAGCCTCAAGGACACGGCGCTCACGCTCCAGGCCATGAACCCGGACGCCATCGTCCTGCGCCACTCCGCGGGCGGCGCGGCCCAGTTCATGGCCGAGCGCCTGGAGTGCAGCGTGATCAACGCCGGAGACGGCCGCCACGCCCACCCGACCCAGGCCCTGCTGGACGCCTTCACGCTCACCGAGCGCTGGGGCGCGCTCAAGGGCCGCACCGTGCTCATCCTGGGCGACATCGCCCACAGCCGGGTGGCCCGCTCCAACGTCCTGCTGCTCAACCTCCTGGGCGCGCGGGTGCGGCTCTGCGGGCCGCGCACCCTCCTGCCCCCGGGCGTGGACACCTGGGAGGCCGAGGTCTTCTCCGACCTGGGCAAGGCCGTGCGCGGCGCGGACGCGGTCATGTGCCTGCGGCTCCAGCTGGAGCGCATGCAGGCCGGGCTGCTGCCGGACCTGCGGGAGTACTCGCGGACCTTCGGCCTGGGCGAGGGGCACATGGCCCAGGCCGCGCCGGACGCCCTGGTCCTGCACCCCGGGCCCATCAACCGGGGCGTGGAGATCGCCTCGGACCTGGCCGACTCCGGCCGCAGCATGATCCTGGATCAGGTGGCCTCGGGCGTGGCCGTGCGCATGGCCCTGCTGTTCCTCTACATGACCCGCAAGTCGGCCGAGTAGGAGGCTTCCATGTCAAGCGTGAGTCTGGTGGTCCGCAACGCGGTCTGGAAGAAAAAGAAGGTCGATCTGCTGGTGGCCCGCGGCCGCGTGGCCGCGCTCATCCCCTCGGCGCGCAAGACCCGGGTGGAGGCCGCCCAGGAGGTGGACGCCTCGGGCCTGCTGCTCCTGCCGAGCCTCACCGACTGCCACACGCACCTGCGCGAGCCGGGCTTCGAGTACAAGGAGGACATCGCCTCCGGCCTGGACGCCGCGGCCCACGGCGGCTTCGGCAACGTGCTCTGCATGGCCAACACCGATCCGGTGAACGACAACGCCACGGTCACCGAGCGCATGCTCGACCGGGCCCGTGCCGCCTGGCCCCACGGGCCGCGCCTGTACCCCATCGGCGCGCTCTCCCGGGGCCTGAAGGCCGAGGAGCTGGCGCCCATGGCCGAGCTGGCGGGCGCGGGCTGCGTGGCCTTCTCCAACGACGGCCTGCCCGTGCCCAGGGCCGAGTTCTTCCGCCGGGCCATGGAATACGCCTGGGACCAGGGCAAGGTGGTCATCGACCACTGCGAGGAGCCGAGCATGGCCCGGGGCGCGGGCATGAACGAGGGCGTGGTTTCGGGCCGCCTGGGCCTGCCCGCCCAGCCGGACGTGGCCGAGGCCGCCCAGGTGGCCCGCGACATCCTCCTGGCCGACTACCTGAAGATTCCCATCCACCTGGCGCACATCTCCTGCCGCCGCTCGGTGGAGCTCATCGCCTGGGCCAAGGAGCGCGGCGTGCCGGTCACGGCCGAGACCTGCCCGCACTACCTGACCCTCACCGAGGAGCGGGTGGAGGGCTATGACACCGCCGCCAAGGTCAACCCGCCGCTGCGCACCCGCGACGACGTGGAGGCCATGCTCCAGGCCCTGCGCACGGGCGTCATCGACATCCTGGCCACGGACCACGCCCCGCACGCGGCCCACGAGAAGGAAGTGGAGTTCGACCTCGCGCCCTGCGGCATTTCCGGCCTGGACACGGCCCTGTCCGTGACCTGGGGGCTGGTGGAAAAGAAGCTCCTGGCCCTCGACGACCTGGTGCGCGCCTGGAGCGAGGCCCCCTGCCGCGTCTTCGGCCTGCCCGAGAACCGCTTCCAGGCGGGCGATCCGGCCGACTTCCTGCTCTTCGATCCCACGGCGGCCTGGGAGGTCACGCCCGAGGCCATGCGCTCCAAGGGCAAGAACACCCCGCTGCTGGGAACCCGGTTGCGGGGGAGGGTGGCGGCGCATTTTCTTGGCGGGAAAAAAGTTGTATGACCCAGACCCAGCCGAACAACCGCTGAACGACCCCGCCAGGGGCCGGAGGAAGGAATGATCCAGCCGTTCAAGGACGCCGTCGGATACTGCAAGGCCATCATGCGCAATGGCCATGACGCATACATCATCAACGCCAAGCTCCAGAAGATGGTCCTGGACGCGGACCCCCGCGAACACGAGATCGACATCTGCACCGAGGCCGCTCTGGACGAGCTGCGCCGCCTCTTTCCCAAGATCAAGGAGTCCTCGGAGGAGGGCGTGGCCGGCGTGCTCAAGGAGGGCGGGACCGCGTTCCGCTTCCACCACGCCGACGTGAACGCCGGGGCCCACCCCGAGGAGTGCGTGGCCAAGCTCACCCCGCGCCTGCTCAAGGCCCTGGAGAAGCGCGGCGAGATCCCGCTCTCCTCGGTCTGCCCCTATATCCCCTCGGCCAAGGACGCCTTGGAGGACTTCGCCGAGTTCGGCGAGGGCGAGCTGCGCTTCAAGGGCATCCCGGACGAGACGCTCAAGCGCGACTACCTGCTGGCCGTGCGGGCCCTGCGCCTGGCCGCCAACTACAACCTGAAGATCGAGGCCAACACCTGGATGGCCATCCTGCGCGGCGCGCGTCGGGTGCTGGACTACGTCACGGTCACGGACCTGACCGACGAGTGGCGCAAGGTCGAGCCCGAAAACATGTGGCTCTTCGTGCAGCTGCTCTTCGACAGCCAGATCCTCCACGGGCTCATCCCCGAGCTGGCCGCCCTGTCCCGGGTCAAGCAGATCAAGAATCCGGAGGCGGGCGAGGAGGACGTGCTCTCGCACGTCATCGAGGTCATGCGCCGCTACCCCGAGGAACTGCCCTACGACTGGTACGGCACCGTGGCCTGCATGTTCCACGACGTGGGCAAGCTCTACACCGCCGAGTTCTACGACGGGCAGTGGTACTTCCTCCAGCACCACCACGTGGGCGCGAACATCACCCGCAAGATCCTCATGCGCCTGCGTTTCCCGGTGGAGGAGGTGGACCTCATCTGCGACCTGGTGCGCAACCACATGCGCCCGCACTTCATGCTCACGGACAAGGGCATCCGCCGTTTCAAGGCCTTCGACGAGTATCCCCGGGTCATCGAGATGGTCCGCGCGGACATCAAGGCCCGCAACGGCTCCTACCGCGAGCTCAACCACAACCTGAAGATGCTCGAGCGCGCCGACGTGCCCGAGGAGGCCCTGGAGCCGTTCCTCAACGGCAACGACATCATGAAGGTCACGGGCCTGAAGCCCGGCCCGGCCGTGGGCGTCATCCGCGAGGCCCTGCTCAAGGCCCAGATCGCGGGCGACGTGACCAACGTGGACGAGGCCAAGCAGTTCGTGAAGGCCTACAAGGAAAGCGAGAAGCTGCACTGATGCCGCGCGCGGTCCTGGTCACCGGCGGAGCCGGGTACATCGGCGGGCACGCCTGCAAGGCCCTGGCCCGCGCCGGATACCTGCCGGTCACCGTGGACGATCTCTCGGCCGGTCACGAGTGGGCCGTGAAGTGGGGCCCGCTCGTGCGCGCCGACGTGGCCGACCGCGCGGCCCTGGACGCCGTGTTCCGGGAGCACCGCCCCGAGGGCGTGCTGCACTTCGCGGCCCGCATCGAGGTGGGCGAGTCCATGCGCGACCCGGGCAAGTATTACGGCAACAACTGCGTGGCCAGCCTGCGCCTGCTGGAGGCCATGCGCGACCACGGCTGCCGGCGCATCGTCTTCTCCAGCACCTGCGCGGTCTACGGCGCGCCCCAACGCCTGCCCCTGACCGAGGACCACCCGCAGTGGCCGGTGAACACCTACGGCTGGAGCAAGTTCACCGTGGAGCGCATGCTGGAGGACTTCCACCGGGCCCACGGCATCGCCAACCTGCGGCTGCGCTACTTCAACGCCGCCGGGGCCGACCCGGACGCCGAACTGGGCGA from Desulfovibrio aminophilus harbors:
- a CDS encoding amidohydrolase family protein, with translation MRELIRAARAATMNGPVIEDAAVIHDGGTILAVGAFSELGRDFDGPVRDLGDATLAPAVVNAHTHLELCHLHGRTREGHGFETWVEHLLSLPLYEPDDGRISAELEALKSLGVGLVADISTRNAAKMAGILEDSGLFFVSFHEAIGDDPPPAPAGPRGRGLESLAGHSLYTTQAHVLRAAREAARKRGLPFSLHLAEHEEEDAVVRGLPHSFADRLRARGRLRGFTPPGVSPVAHAASLGLLEPGTLAVHCARLDKEDIRILAASGSTVCLCPRSNAYIGSGRAPWEDLFRAGVPLCFGTDSLASNRDLNPWNEARYLLARFREELTLTDLLAMLTLNPARVLGMEASLGSLEPGKAARFSVVPSDIETLAGPLTRREKGV
- a CDS encoding aspartate carbamoyltransferase catalytic subunit; translation: MQWRHKDLLDVSQLSADEARHVLDTARYFREINSRPVKKVPTLKGRSVVLFFAEPSTRTKTSFDVAGKRLSADTFSLAKSGSSLSKGESLKDTALTLQAMNPDAIVLRHSAGGAAQFMAERLECSVINAGDGRHAHPTQALLDAFTLTERWGALKGRTVLILGDIAHSRVARSNVLLLNLLGARVRLCGPRTLLPPGVDTWEAEVFSDLGKAVRGADAVMCLRLQLERMQAGLLPDLREYSRTFGLGEGHMAQAAPDALVLHPGPINRGVEIASDLADSGRSMILDQVASGVAVRMALLFLYMTRKSAE
- a CDS encoding dihydroorotase, whose amino-acid sequence is MSSVSLVVRNAVWKKKKVDLLVARGRVAALIPSARKTRVEAAQEVDASGLLLLPSLTDCHTHLREPGFEYKEDIASGLDAAAHGGFGNVLCMANTDPVNDNATVTERMLDRARAAWPHGPRLYPIGALSRGLKAEELAPMAELAGAGCVAFSNDGLPVPRAEFFRRAMEYAWDQGKVVIDHCEEPSMARGAGMNEGVVSGRLGLPAQPDVAEAAQVARDILLADYLKIPIHLAHISCRRSVELIAWAKERGVPVTAETCPHYLTLTEERVEGYDTAAKVNPPLRTRDDVEAMLQALRTGVIDILATDHAPHAAHEKEVEFDLAPCGISGLDTALSVTWGLVEKKLLALDDLVRAWSEAPCRVFGLPENRFQAGDPADFLLFDPTAAWEVTPEAMRSKGKNTPLLGTRLRGRVAAHFLGGKKVV
- a CDS encoding HD domain-containing protein; this encodes MIQPFKDAVGYCKAIMRNGHDAYIINAKLQKMVLDADPREHEIDICTEAALDELRRLFPKIKESSEEGVAGVLKEGGTAFRFHHADVNAGAHPEECVAKLTPRLLKALEKRGEIPLSSVCPYIPSAKDALEDFAEFGEGELRFKGIPDETLKRDYLLAVRALRLAANYNLKIEANTWMAILRGARRVLDYVTVTDLTDEWRKVEPENMWLFVQLLFDSQILHGLIPELAALSRVKQIKNPEAGEEDVLSHVIEVMRRYPEELPYDWYGTVACMFHDVGKLYTAEFYDGQWYFLQHHHVGANITRKILMRLRFPVEEVDLICDLVRNHMRPHFMLTDKGIRRFKAFDEYPRVIEMVRADIKARNGSYRELNHNLKMLERADVPEEALEPFLNGNDIMKVTGLKPGPAVGVIREALLKAQIAGDVTNVDEAKQFVKAYKESEKLH
- the galE gene encoding UDP-glucose 4-epimerase GalE; the encoded protein is MPRAVLVTGGAGYIGGHACKALARAGYLPVTVDDLSAGHEWAVKWGPLVRADVADRAALDAVFREHRPEGVLHFAARIEVGESMRDPGKYYGNNCVASLRLLEAMRDHGCRRIVFSSTCAVYGAPQRLPLTEDHPQWPVNTYGWSKFTVERMLEDFHRAHGIANLRLRYFNAAGADPDAELGEEHDPETHLIPLVLRAAAGRGAIRVFGRDYDTPDGTCLRDYIHVTDLARAHVSALNLLEQGGSQALNLGVGKGFSVREVLDTAERVTGRSIPQEDAPRREGDPAALLAEPTAAKRALDWEPEYGLEDMIAHAWAWMNR